In the genome of Raphanus sativus cultivar WK10039 chromosome 9, ASM80110v3, whole genome shotgun sequence, the window ATAACAGAAACTAAAATTGGCTTGCCTCTAAGCACTCTCCCACTTTAAGAATCAGATCGTCCTCCTCAAATTTCTGGGCATTTGAATCTTTTGCAAGTTTACCCTGCAAAAATAGGAAGAGGATGATCATAAAACCAACAACCACGAGaatatcattaaaaaaacaatCGTGCTACATCCATACGCAGACCTTAGTTTTCAATGGtgaacgaaaaaaaaaaaagaagtacatACACGAGTCTCTTGAAGATTGTACTGAACGCACGAGTAGAAAGCTAGTTTATCATCCTTGTTCACAAAATTTTGAAGAGCAACGTCAAGATCGTTAACTGGAAGGATCTCCATTTTCTGCATAAGAGGATAAGAGTGattgttgcacaaaaaaaaaaggataggAGTGATTATCCCGTTGTGTATTCGAGCACATTTCGTAAGTTATTCAATCAAGTCTATATCACTCTTTGGTGAAAGTTCAACAAGGGTGAAGTCAATAACACAATCATAAGGATAGAAGGTTGTGGGATGTACCAGGTTGCTTTCAGCTACTAGTGCTTCTATATTTTGCTGGTTTAGTTCTTCTGGACGGAGCCGCTCAGAATCATCGATGGTGCCTGTGAAATGGAAGATAGAAATATATGATAACTAAATCACATTAGATAAAACGCAACAATATTGTCCAACTGTGATAGTCGAATGCCCCCTACCTTCGCGTTGACCTTTCTTAGAAGCTTTGGAGAATATTAAAATGTCCTGGGGATTTGCAACCTGTAAATGTTTCAGAATTTGTCACAAGTTAACCAAAACATTGAAGAAAGATGGTGAACATCAAGTTATACCAACTAATTTTCAGGTACCTTTCCCACATATTTCTGTCCAAACCTTTGAGGATTTATCGTCATAAATCCAGAGTAATCTACCTGAAAATTGAACCTGATCTCAGTCTTTTTTTGGTCATTGAAATGTAACGCTAGagtatgagtttgtggttatgggTGTCCATGCCTCTACTTGTGTTGgacaataaatgtttaattatgTGAGAGTTGCTAGAACTTGCAGCAGTGTGAAGGAAACTTGGAAGCCGGAAACAAATTACCTTGATTCGAACCAATGGGAGCTGGATATCTGATCTGTTGACAGCTTTTTTGCTGGCTTTTTCTATTAGATCTCTGACCTAACGATTTTGTAGATATTATTACAGGCACTCAGTGACTTGTTAAACCTAATCAGAAAGGAGGCaggagaaaaacaaatatccaCACAAAATACGAGAAAAGTGAATAGTTACCACTTTATCCAAGTGTTCGAGaattgagttttgatcatttggATCAATATCATCTTCATCCTTCAAAACAATCTGCACTTCGAAAACATGTAAGCAAAGAAGTCTGCAACCGCATAACATAcatggaaaataattttttaccTCTGTATACTCAAAAGGCCTCACAGATGTCAAAGGTATCTTCGTAGGACGATATTGATTGCCCTGAAAGTCGTACATTTGAAATTACTTAGGTTAGAGCAAAACCCCAACTGAAGCAAGTAGATTAAGTAATACGATAAGTTTCAGATTGTTTGCTGAGGAACCTTGATTTCTAAGAGAAGAACATGCTTTGGCTTCGATTCCCCATCAATAAGTGATGTTGCCACAGAAGATCCTGGTTGTGTGATGTGGAAGCCCATTCCAGATACCTCCTTCAAAAGTTTAAGCGGTTCTATCTCAGAGACAAGGCACATTGTGCCTCACATTTATTTAAATGCAATAACTCCAAGAATCAACGGACCTGGGGGTCGATAAGGCATTCATGCTCATGGCCCCACACAATGAAGTCGAGAAACCGTGGAAGAAAGTGTTCACTTATTGCATTTTTGGGGTTTGATTTCACCCTGCAAGTCATAGAATATGAgtataaaaccaaaaatttctGATATAGAATCTAAAACATACTATTGCAATGGGATCAACCTATTTTGATGAAGCACAAGAATATTGAACCAGTCAGAAACGTCACATCCTTCTTGAACTTCAGGCCTCATCCACTGGATAGCGTGTGGGGTCTGTAAAACCAACAAGGCAATAAATACTAACACAGTAAACAATTGTATAGCAAAAGGTGAGGAATCCTCTGGATTACCTGAAACATTCTGTTGAGACGTTCATCCCTGATGTTTCCTAAACCATACAGAGCCACAGTTGTTGAACCCTGaatattaatttgattaaaTGTTAATCCAAGAAACCAGAGAGGGGCCAAGTGCCTAGGTTACAAATTCTTTGTACCAACCTTTCTCATAAGTATTGGGTAGAGAGTAATCTGGCCAACACCTGAGCCACCAAGATTCATCTTTCCAAAATAATTCACGAGGTTACATGCTGAGAGAATATCAATTGCAGAAAGGTTGTCCTGTTGCCAAATGCCACAGAAAAGAAGAATGAAATAATATGCTTAATGAAGAAGCTCAAGTTCACGAAATAAACAAGTTCCATACATATTCAAATGAATTTTCATAACCAAATAATGAAAATGTAAGTTATGTACCACTCCAGCTGGATCGTCATGGTTTCCATGAATACTAAACACGGGCAAGCCTACATTGAAGTGTGGATCCTCATAATTTACATGACCAAAACTGTAGCAAGAAAATTAATAGATTCATATACATGTGAGTCAATGTGCCAAATCAGCTCAACATGTTTCCTGATATGATTAGACTAACAGCAAAAGAGAAGAGTCTCAcgcattttgaaaattaacagtCTGGTCGCTGACCACTTGAAACTGCACCGGTTTATCATTAAGGCAATGGCGACGAAGAATCTCAATGGCCTTAACTAGCGTAGTTCTAGAGGGTTTATTCTCATGAAAAAGATCACCTCCAAGGAGTAAGAAGTCCACCTGTTTGaaataatgagaaaaaaaaagaagaaaaaatgaaaatagtgTCGACGGAAAGGATGAAAATGAAAACCTGTTTATCCTCAGCAATAGAACAAATCTCTTCAAAAGCCTTGAAGGAATCGTGGCGCCTTATTTCATCCTTCTCCATGTATCCCAAGTGGCAATCAGTTGCGACAAGTATCCGAAGAGTATCACTCAAATCCTCTCTGTCGAACATACACTTAACACACTCAGTTCTAGAAAACAAGAAGTAACAGTTGATGTAGAGATGCcaatatgtatatgtatatgtatatactacACAGCTTAAGAAAATGGTAAGAGAATAAATAATGTTTAACAGCATCGAAGTCAAGCAATCATTTTTGGTTGATACAGAACATGAAATATCTTACTGTATAGTCAGTACGCTTTTAGTGTGCAGCTAGCATACACAGAACAAAGCCAAAAAAGCTCACCTAGACATGATGGGCAAGCACTTGCAGTCCTGTAAACctgaaaaaaaatacaaaaaaaataaaattacatgaTCTGTTCACACTTTCATAACAATAAAGAAGTTAACAAGGAAGGCCTCAGTGAAGAATGAAACAACATATCAATGATTGAATCCATTATTGTGATAAGAAAAACATAGTAAGGGGTCACTTTCTTTGGAGGTCGTTCAGCAAACTCActtctaaaaccctaaaagacAGTGGACCTTGATAAACcctttatattatttaaaaaaaaattgatattcaATAAACGAGGTCCGAAATTGATTATAAGCAACCAAAACTAAGTTTAAAATCAGTAGAATCGTTTCCAGTGTCGCACTTTCTCAGCAGAGTGGAAATAGAACCCTAACCTGGTCTTCGAGAGGAATAAAGTGAAGCGACGGAAACGAGACTGAGAATTGGAGTGACAGAGTTCGGAGGGAACTTTAAAGCCCAGTAGCGAACGAGACAGAGAATTGACCAATTTAGggagacgacgacgacgaccaAGTGTTCTTAAGTATAGAGGACCCTTAATGGGCCAAGTTGTTACTCGGTTTGGGCTTTATAGTCTTTACACGAAGACAATTCTATCGTTCCCTAAATTGGATGAAATAGAAAAAAGCCCAAACAAACCGAATAATAACTTCGTGTAAAGACTAGACTATAAAGTTCCCTCCCTGGTTCTGTTTGGGCTTTTCTATTTCATCCAATCTTCAAAATGGTCTTACTGTTTTGGCCCATTAAAGCAGCGCACGAGTTTCTTTTACTTCTACACCTGAgggtttaaatatttgaaatgattggtttttgattttctaTAAAATCTTCAAATTCTGCTAGTGCCACTGCtgctaccaaaaaaaaaatagagggaGATTTTAGTAAGCAAAGATATGCCAAGGAGAATATATGTCGActgcaaaataataataagatctGTAAATTACAGCGAATATGTAGAACAACGGtctgaaatattttaatatgatgAGATAAGAGTATATGAGGTGGGATACGGTAGAGAGTGATAGTTAGAATTGACATATGCAAGATATGTACATATTCTCAGAAGTGACAAATGAACATGTTGGAATCTAGTGAACAAGGAAGCTCAATTACAGAAAATACTTTCTTATACTACCCAACAAAAATGAACACTTCATGTGACTCTAGCCAACACACATATCTTCTATCTTCCACTTTTCAATTATCGACTCATTCTCAATTCTGAAATAAACTACCCCATGTTTAAGAATTTTTGGTTAGAAGATATATCTTCAGCCTTAACTTAGAATATATTTTCGTACCTAATATTTATCTTCTATAATTATTCTACTTGTAGAAAATAGAGGTTGTAGAactttgtattatatatattctgacccaaaaaaaaacggATGTATCATCCAATGATCAGTGAGTAAATTAGAGGGTAACAAAGAACAATATATACAATGAGCCGAATGCCTACAAGGCGCTTATATATGCAGCCATTATAACAACACATATTTGTTTTACCATTTCATCTACGAGCATAAGAACCAACCAGCGGAGAGAGAAAGAGTAATGTataatttgtgtgtgtgtgtgtgtgtccaCTGTTAAAACCGTTATTCTATTGTAATTAGCGTATCATTATATAGATACGCACACATGCATAGTACTTATTCTCGAATTCATATTTTCTGACATTGTCTTATCAGCTTATGgtacaattctttttttctttcttatggtacaattttgttttgtttcaatcGTATTCCATTTATTACTATTATAACGAGAtctattattttactaatttaacAGGATCAATAATGCTTCATGTATTATTGAATCGACaaggatatatatatagtcgCCATCTAAATGTTTTGTTTGCTTCTAGTATAGTACAAAAAACTCTGATAAAAAGATAAGAGAATTTTACACCCAAAAAAagataagagaaaaaaaaaatcaagaacagAACGAAAAGAGTTCAAAATTATTAAGGGAGAAAATTTTGATGACGGAAGAAAGTATTAAGAGCACCTCCAACAATAGGTTAGGAAGAGTTCTAAGTAtttaagaaaaagtaaaaaaaaaaaaaattaagcaagAAAAGATGAAAAATTCTAGTTTTACAGATTTTTAGAAACTGTTAGTATACCTAAGAAACGTAAGAGgtaattaatgtttttattgagtttagaaaaataaaatataattgaataactataatactattattttttttcttttagaaacttATGTAGTTTCTTATTGTTGGAATTTATACCGAATGTTACATGTTTGTAACTATAATTGCGACCTACTAGTCAACTACGTCGAAAAATGCAAGATATTTTTCtgcaatatatt includes:
- the LOC108848716 gene encoding double-strand break repair protein MRE11 isoform X3; this translates as MSREDLSDTLRILVATDCHLGYMEKDEIRRHDSFKAFEEICSIAEDKQVDFLLLGGDLFHENKPSRTTLVKAIEILRRHCLNDKPVQFQVVSDQTVNFQNAFGHVNYEDPHFNVGLPVFSIHGNHDDPAGVDNLSAIDILSACNLVNYFGKMNLGGSGVGQITLYPILMRKGSTTVALYGLGNIRDERLNRMFQTPHAIQWMRPEVQEGCDVSDWFNILVLHQNRVKSNPKNAISEHFLPRFLDFIVWGHEHECLIDPQEVSGMGFHITQPGSSVATSLIDGESKPKHVLLLEIKGNQYRPTKIPLTSVRPFEYTEIVLKDEDDIDPNDQNSILEHLDKVVRDLIEKASKKAVNRSDIQLPLVRIKVDYSGFMTINPQRFGQKYVGKVANPQDILIFSKASKKGQREGTIDDSERLRPEELNQQNIEALVAESNLKMEILPVNDLDVALQNFVNKDDKLAFYSCVQYNLQETRGKLAKDSNAQKFEEDDLILKVGECLEERLKDRSTRASGSSQFLSTGLTSENLTKRSSGIANASFSDDEDTTQISGSVPATRGRRGSSTAPSRGRAKAPTRGRGRGKASSAMKQTTLDGSLGLRQSQRSASASFKSASTIVEDDVDSPSSEEAEPEDLNKVDSSSEEEENTRGKGRKRQATTKRGRGRGTGTSKRGRKNESSSSLHRLLSSKDEDEDEDDEDIEKKLNRSQPRVTRNYGSLRR
- the LOC108848716 gene encoding double-strand break repair protein MRE11 isoform X2; translated protein: MEKDEIRRHDSFKAFEEICSIAEDKQVDFLLLGGDLFHENKPSRTTLVKAIEILRRHCLNDKPVQFQVVSDQTVNFQNAFGHVNYEDPHFNVGLPVFSIHGNHDDPAGVDNLSAIDILSACNLVNYFGKMNLGGSGVGQITLYPILMRKGSTTVALYGLGNIRDERLNRMFQTPHAIQWMRPEVQEGCDVSDWFNILVLHQNRVKSNPKNAISEHFLPRFLDFIVWGHEHECLIDPQEVSGMGFHITQPGSSVATSLIDGESKPKHVLLLEIKGNQYRPTKIPLTSVRPFEYTEIVLKDEDDIDPNDQNSILEHLDKVVRDLIEKASKKAVNRSDIQLPLVRIKVDYSGFMTINPQRFGQKYVGKVANPQDILIFSKASKKGQREGTIDDSERLRPEELNQQNIEALVAESNLKMEILPVNDLDVALQNFVNKDDKLAFYSCVQYNLQETRGKLAKDSNAQKFEEDDLILKVGECLEERLKDRSTRASGSSQFLSTGLTSENLTKRSSGIANASFSDDEDTTQISGSVPATRGRRGSSTAPSRGRAKAPTRGRGRGKASSAMKQTTLDGSLGLRQSQRSASASFKSASTIVEDDVDSPSSEEAEPEDLNKVDSSSEEEENTRGKGRKRQATTKRGRGRGTGTSKRGRKNESSSSLHRLLSSKDEDEDEDDEDIEKKLNRSQPRVTRNYGSLRR
- the LOC108848716 gene encoding double-strand break repair protein MRE11 isoform X1, producing MSREDLSDTLRILVATDCHLGYMEKDEIRRHDSFKAFEEICSIAEDKQVDFLLLGGDLFHENKPSRTTLVKAIEILRRHCLNDKPVQFQVVSDQTVNFQNAFGHVNYEDPHFNVGLPVFSIHGNHDDPAGVDNLSAIDILSACNLVNYFGKMNLGGSGVGQITLYPILMRKGSTTVALYGLGNIRDERLNRMFQTPHAIQWMRPEVQEGCDVSDWFNILVLHQNRVKSNPKNAISEHFLPRFLDFIVWGHEHECLIDPQEVSGMGFHITQPGSSVATSLIDGESKPKHVLLLEIKGNQYRPTKIPLTSVRPFEYTEIVLKDEDDIDPNDQNSILEHLDKVVRDLIEKASKKAVNRSDIQLPLVRIKVDYSGFMTINPQRFGQKYVGKVANPQDILIFSKASKKGQREGTIDDSERLRPEELNQQNIEALVAESNLKMEILPVNDLDVALQNFVNKDDKLAFYSCVQYNLQETRGKLAKDSNAQKFEEDDLILKVGECLEERLKDRSTRASGSSQFLSTGLTSENLTKRSSGIANASFSDDEDTTQISGSVPATRGRRGSSTAPSRGRAKAPTRGRGRGKASSAMKQTTLDGSLGLRQSQRSASASFKSASTIVEDDVDSPSSEEAEPEDLNKVDSSSEEEENTRGKGRKRQATTKRGRGRGTGTSKRGRKNESSSSLHRLLSSKDEDEDEDDEDIEKKLNRSQPRVTRNYGALRR